A genomic segment from Nitrospira sp. encodes:
- a CDS encoding CRISPR-associated helicase Cas3, with protein sequence MSVVEQTFQDVARQRLKQAIGLGDGELPFPWQEDLLARMLEGGIPEVVDIPTGLGKTSVMAIWLVARACGAKLPRRLVYVVDRRAVVDQATDVALGLREFVDGDLGIKRALGLSDNHSLPISTLRGQHVDNRAWLDDPSSLAIIVGTVDMVGSRLLFSGYGVSSKMRPYHAGLLGADTLVVLDEAHLVPAFEDLLRQVERGADSFGPKAPSLRALVPPFKLLSLSATGRQTDATLLALTDADRRHPIVSRRLAAKKTLRIVELANVAEPPADMEDDTTVNADADEATKKGKGPTLAGVLAKQAWELTTQGLAQIRCLVFCNARKDATAVATELRNLAKSTSSTGPTIELFVGGRRVKERIQAREALARLGFLAGTSVTLERSAFLIATSAGEVGVDLDADHMVCDLVAWERMVQRLGRVNRRGDGDAKVVVVVEAGSPDEVALRMASQSLGDKFPKEQKRTLDLFDKRKKATAAYAKLKQANLAASERKALKKQVGAFKDNDAKKLAEYEAEVAKHHALRKLLDAVVKDGGSLSPDALLTLRNRQGLADAIRDATTVEPLRPELTRPLVDAWSMTSLDEHPGRPEVDPWLRGFRPNDPPQTTVVWRRYLPVRADGSLDAKAAKRFFEAAPPHRSEQLETETHIVLEWLIERAAAISKATGEEALLDAQKVVAIALGGRGEPKGWRTLSQIAAMKSKGKNENKEAKKAREQDVKELEKLIIGGTLVIDSRLGGLTDGLLDDKTMTDAEAVDASSDWLSRPDAPGVPVTGFRIRVLGANEEDESAWRTTLGAGWVRRHLFVTSWVDGEPSAALVIDGWAGDAATEEERAEADRPQALDEHQSWTEDCARQIAHRLGIERDPHAELLALAARLHDEGKRVAQWQNAFRAPANGRPYAKTTGPINFDLLDDYRHEFGSLPYVEADEGFKSLHPDDQDFVLHLVAAHHGYARPVIGIKGRDLPPPSITEEWARKVALRFARLSMRWGPWGLAWWEALLRSADQTASRRNQQPATTQEEQP encoded by the coding sequence ATGAGCGTGGTGGAGCAGACATTTCAGGACGTGGCTAGACAGCGTCTAAAGCAGGCTATCGGACTTGGCGATGGGGAGTTACCATTCCCCTGGCAGGAAGACCTTCTCGCCCGGATGCTCGAAGGCGGAATCCCGGAGGTTGTCGACATCCCCACTGGGCTTGGGAAAACTTCCGTTATGGCCATTTGGCTTGTGGCCCGTGCGTGCGGCGCCAAGTTGCCGCGGCGACTGGTGTACGTGGTTGATCGGCGTGCCGTCGTAGATCAAGCAACAGACGTTGCGTTAGGATTGAGGGAATTTGTCGATGGGGATCTGGGGATAAAGAGGGCTCTTGGTCTCAGCGATAATCATTCGTTACCGATTTCCACACTGCGCGGTCAGCACGTCGATAATCGAGCATGGCTTGATGACCCATCCTCGCTCGCGATCATCGTCGGCACGGTCGACATGGTGGGCTCGCGCCTTCTGTTCTCGGGCTATGGCGTCTCATCGAAGATGCGGCCCTATCACGCAGGACTGCTAGGCGCAGACACGCTGGTCGTTCTCGATGAGGCGCATTTGGTTCCCGCGTTCGAGGATCTCCTCAGACAGGTCGAGCGTGGAGCCGACTCATTTGGCCCGAAGGCACCTTCGCTTCGCGCGCTGGTTCCTCCGTTCAAGCTGCTTTCCCTTTCGGCGACGGGACGCCAGACTGACGCCACGTTGCTGGCGCTCACTGATGCTGATCGACGGCATCCGATCGTTTCGAGGCGACTGGCCGCGAAGAAGACGCTGAGAATCGTAGAACTCGCCAACGTGGCGGAACCCCCCGCCGATATGGAAGACGACACGACTGTCAATGCCGACGCCGACGAGGCGACCAAGAAAGGCAAGGGCCCCACGCTTGCTGGCGTTCTCGCCAAACAGGCATGGGAGCTGACGACGCAAGGCTTGGCACAAATCCGGTGTCTTGTGTTCTGCAACGCACGAAAGGATGCAACTGCAGTCGCCACCGAGCTGCGCAACCTTGCGAAGTCGACCAGTTCAACGGGGCCAACCATTGAGCTTTTTGTAGGTGGACGCCGTGTGAAGGAGCGTATTCAAGCACGCGAAGCTCTCGCCCGACTTGGCTTCCTCGCGGGCACGTCCGTGACCTTGGAGCGCTCTGCCTTTCTGATTGCGACATCTGCCGGAGAGGTCGGTGTGGACCTCGACGCGGACCACATGGTTTGTGACCTCGTCGCCTGGGAGCGCATGGTCCAGCGACTCGGCCGCGTGAACCGGCGCGGCGATGGAGATGCGAAGGTCGTCGTCGTGGTCGAAGCAGGTTCTCCTGATGAAGTCGCCCTTAGGATGGCATCACAGAGTCTGGGAGACAAGTTCCCGAAGGAGCAGAAGCGCACGCTGGACCTCTTTGACAAACGGAAGAAGGCGACCGCAGCGTACGCAAAGCTCAAACAGGCGAACCTAGCTGCTTCTGAACGCAAAGCGCTCAAGAAACAAGTGGGAGCCTTTAAGGACAACGACGCCAAGAAGCTCGCGGAGTACGAAGCTGAGGTCGCAAAGCACCACGCGCTCCGGAAGTTGCTCGACGCGGTAGTCAAGGACGGCGGCAGCTTGAGCCCCGACGCCCTGCTCACGCTGCGTAACCGCCAAGGCCTCGCCGATGCTATTCGCGATGCGACAACCGTCGAGCCGCTTCGGCCTGAGCTGACGCGACCGCTGGTTGATGCGTGGTCGATGACCTCGCTCGACGAACACCCCGGAAGGCCCGAGGTCGATCCGTGGTTGCGCGGTTTCCGTCCGAACGATCCGCCGCAGACGACAGTGGTCTGGCGACGGTATCTGCCCGTTCGGGCTGATGGCTCCCTCGACGCCAAGGCGGCGAAGCGCTTCTTCGAGGCTGCACCTCCTCATAGGAGCGAACAGCTCGAGACCGAGACGCACATCGTGCTCGAATGGCTTATCGAACGCGCAGCGGCCATCAGCAAGGCCACGGGCGAGGAGGCGTTGCTGGATGCGCAGAAGGTCGTCGCGATCGCCCTCGGAGGGCGCGGTGAGCCGAAGGGATGGCGCACCCTCAGCCAGATCGCTGCGATGAAGAGCAAAGGCAAGAATGAGAACAAGGAGGCCAAGAAGGCTCGCGAGCAAGACGTGAAGGAACTCGAGAAGCTCATCATCGGAGGAACACTCGTCATTGACTCTCGCCTGGGTGGACTGACTGACGGGCTTTTGGACGACAAGACTATGACGGATGCTGAAGCGGTAGACGCCAGCTCCGACTGGCTTTCTCGCCCGGACGCCCCTGGCGTACCCGTGACGGGGTTCCGCATCCGTGTATTGGGTGCCAACGAGGAGGACGAGTCAGCGTGGCGCACGACGTTGGGAGCCGGATGGGTGAGACGCCATCTATTCGTAACGAGCTGGGTGGATGGTGAGCCATCTGCAGCGCTGGTGATCGATGGTTGGGCAGGTGATGCCGCGACGGAAGAAGAAAGAGCAGAAGCAGATCGTCCACAGGCGCTCGATGAACACCAAAGTTGGACCGAAGACTGCGCGAGACAGATCGCCCATCGTCTTGGTATTGAGAGGGACCCACACGCGGAGCTGCTCGCCTTGGCGGCTCGTCTTCATGACGAAGGAAAGCGGGTCGCACAATGGCAGAACGCGTTCCGAGCGCCTGCGAACGGACGCCCGTACGCGAAGACAACCGGACCGATCAACTTCGATCTGTTGGACGACTATCGCCACGAGTTCGGATCACTGCCATACGTGGAGGCGGACGAGGGGTTCAAGAGCCTCCATCCGGACGATCAGGATTTCGTCCTCCATCTCGTTGCGGCTCACCACGGCTACGCACGGCCCGTGATTGGTATCAAAGGACGCGACCTTCCCCCGCCATCGATCACAGAGGAGTGGGCACGGAAAGTTGCCCTTCGTTTCGCGAGGCTCTCGATGCGATGGGGACCCTGGGGGCTCGCATGGTGGGAAGCGCTGCTCCGCTCGGCAGACCAAACCGCGTCGCGCCGCAACCAGCAGCCAGCGACAACGCAAGAGGAGCAGCCGTGA
- a CDS encoding CRISPR-associated protein Csb1: MTSKAAETITSLLSEETTKLLDLWLAVDGPVALHLCQRLLPVEADESGRGVIFPPTYTDIGYNIDTLADGTRVATIDTVGSQANRLEPIFKKAPEGQPDNPLASLVPQIEIELHPAKDKKADLVKAIAAASDQKKEELEKKSNDELKKLWVELFSEKRSLLDLAHRSADATVFASPTLAHEIAKAFEALRNKGNAALLAAIAPTSLVFGVWDSRGGTGEKRPRLVRSIIRAWDVEVLHSAAQFNSVWKALSEEQKQELDKAPKAKGVKLSTIGFADAPSTFRKTDKIPQFVGGAPNPEARVLGGVLAKGAIERDVTINLVALRGIRGKDAVETTEVQKYLLGLALLAATSDLELFLREGCLLRYANDDTWTKVPRRGQPVEVSFPSRDQLVAYAMAAAQPFKAKWPKDKEGKALPFEHEFNLAEAKKLLAKQVDEGPASEQPKQ, from the coding sequence ATGACATCGAAGGCCGCAGAAACCATCACCTCTTTACTGAGCGAGGAGACCACCAAGCTCCTTGATTTGTGGCTCGCCGTCGATGGCCCAGTTGCTCTCCATCTGTGCCAGAGGCTCCTCCCAGTCGAGGCCGATGAGAGTGGTCGCGGCGTCATCTTTCCGCCGACCTATACCGACATCGGCTACAACATCGATACGCTCGCGGACGGCACGCGGGTGGCGACGATCGACACGGTCGGGTCCCAAGCGAACCGACTGGAGCCGATCTTCAAGAAGGCACCAGAAGGGCAGCCGGACAACCCGCTCGCGAGCCTCGTCCCGCAGATTGAGATCGAACTGCACCCGGCGAAAGACAAGAAGGCTGATCTGGTCAAGGCAATCGCGGCGGCCTCGGATCAGAAGAAGGAAGAGCTTGAGAAGAAGAGTAACGACGAGCTGAAGAAGCTGTGGGTCGAGTTGTTCAGTGAGAAGCGTTCGCTCCTCGACCTTGCGCATCGCAGTGCGGATGCCACCGTGTTCGCGAGCCCGACGCTCGCCCATGAGATCGCCAAGGCCTTCGAGGCTCTGCGTAACAAGGGAAACGCCGCTCTCCTCGCTGCGATCGCGCCGACCTCATTGGTCTTTGGCGTGTGGGATTCACGCGGTGGCACTGGTGAGAAGCGCCCTCGATTGGTGCGCTCGATCATCCGCGCATGGGACGTCGAGGTTCTGCATAGCGCCGCACAGTTCAACTCGGTCTGGAAGGCGCTGAGTGAGGAGCAGAAGCAGGAGCTCGATAAGGCTCCGAAGGCCAAAGGCGTCAAGCTCTCCACCATCGGCTTCGCCGATGCTCCGTCCACGTTCCGCAAGACGGACAAAATTCCACAGTTCGTTGGGGGAGCCCCCAATCCTGAAGCGCGCGTGCTCGGTGGGGTGCTTGCGAAGGGCGCGATCGAACGTGACGTCACGATCAACCTTGTCGCCCTCCGGGGCATCCGTGGCAAGGATGCTGTCGAGACTACGGAGGTGCAAAAGTACCTCCTGGGCCTCGCGCTCTTGGCTGCCACCTCCGACCTTGAGCTGTTCCTGCGAGAAGGATGCCTGCTACGTTATGCCAACGACGACACGTGGACAAAGGTCCCACGACGTGGCCAACCTGTCGAGGTGAGTTTCCCGTCGCGGGACCAACTGGTCGCCTACGCCATGGCCGCTGCGCAGCCGTTCAAGGCTAAGTGGCCGAAGGACAAAGAAGGCAAGGCTTTGCCTTTCGAGCACGAGTTCAACCTCGCAGAGGCCAAGAAGCTGCTCGCAAAGCAGGTTGACGAAGGCCCGGCGAGCGAGCAGCCGAAGCAATGA